From the Nitrospira sp. genome, the window GCCAGGAGGACAGGAAAGTCGCGGACGTAGACCAGGAATTCCTGTTGATAGTGGAGTTTTAACTGGGCTTTTGAAATTCCCGGTCCCATGATGATCGGCCAGGCCCAGTGGTGTTTGCGGTCCATGATCGCCAACAACCGCTCCAGAAATTGCGTGCGGGTCAATCTCTTGTGTGCCATGCCTTGCCTTCCTTCTTTCTCACTGGCTACAATCAGCCACCGATCAGATGAAGCCTATCACGATTCAAGACTCCGACCAGATCCTCAACTTCCTCGCCGAAGTGGCCCTGCGTGGCAAGGGGTTTACCACCGACTGCCTGCTGGATTATGTCCTGGACGAGGGATTTACCGAACCGATCTATCTGAACGCCTCCGGTGAGGATCCGGATGCCTTCTATAAGGATCAGCCTCACGCCTGGGCCATCTACCAAGTTCGCGAGTGGAAGCGAGTACTGACCGTGTCGGGGGGCACCGGGAAGGAACGGCGCGTGCAGATCACTGAAACCCCCTAAGCCGTCCGTGCCGGGCCGCCGGGCCCTGGCTTCGAAGGATTCATGATCGCCTCGTTCACAGGGTAGCTGCCCGACCTGATGGAAGATCCTGCACTCACTCATCAGTCAGTGTATTGACCGACCGACAGAATTGCAACGAATCGCGCACTGTCAGCCGCCCGGCCTGCCGGTTCCAGACAAGCCTGTTCGGAATGTGGCTTCCAACCGCGGACCGAGAGACCGACCTTCATGCCAAGACACCACCCCGAACACTCCACGAAGCTGGTGCCCTTGTGCGAATCGGGAGACGTCGGTGAGTTGGCGCTGATCAAGAGCCTGCTCGACGGCAATGGGATTACTTACGCCGTGCAGCATGAACACGTCGGGGCACTATACCCCGGGGTTGCGCTGTTGGGCAGCCGAGTGATGGTGGAGGAGCGGGACAAGCAGCGGGCCGAGGTGCTGCTCAGTCGTCTGGCTCTGCAGATTCGTGACACGACCGGTGATGTGGACGGATGACGTATCGAGCAGCGGCCTACCGGCTGGATCGCCGGCCGCCTAGGGATGACCCTTCGGCTTGACCGGCTCCGGTGTCGTAGGAATGGGCAGACGAACATCTGATCCCGAAAAATGCCCGCCGATCAACTTGCCTTCCTCAAAATACAAGTAGCGGTGTTTCACCACCGCCGGACTCTCCCAGTCTTCAAAAATCCATTCTTCACGCCGCAAGCCGTCGCTGGTGTGCGTCACGTTCATCGTATTCGGGGAACCCCAGGAGTCGAGGACCTGTTTGCGATCCATGCCGACCATCACCCGGTGGCTTTCGATGTGCTTCGAAAAGTCCGGATCCAGCCAGCCCGGCACGAAACGAAACGCAATCAGGGCGACCACGAATAGGCCCAGAAACGTATGGATAATGATCCGGACCGGCCGCTGGCGGATGAAGGGCGTCGGCTCCGCCGCCGGGGGGAGGGAGGAAACGGGAGCTGCAGAGGTCGTCTGATCGGTCACAATGGTCCTTCCGTCATCGAATGGGGAGAAGCGTCACGGTACTCCTGCATGCTAAACAATCGTTTTTCGGTCCGTCAAGGGAGGGGGAGGGCATGAGGGGCGGGTGTCCCATCCGTGCGCCACGGTTTCGACCTGCTATGCTTGAAGGAGGACCGTGGAGGGCCGCGCATGAGGGGATGTGGTCATTCGATCGATCGATGTGAGAATTGGCTGATCCTGCTGGTGATTTTCCTGACATGCTGCGGCCTGGCGGAGGCGGGACCGCTCTATGTGTACACCGATGCCCAGGGACAGGCGGTGCTGACCGATAACCTCGAGCAGGTACCGGCAGCATTTCGCGGGCGTGTACGAACGATGGCCGCTACGGAGCCTTCGCCGACCGCTGCCCCCGCGCCGGCGGCTGGTGCAACCGTCAGCCGGTCACCGTCTGCTTCTGGAGTGCTGGAGAACCTTCTCACGGTCATCGCGGCAAAAGTCGGGTCCCATACGATCAAGGGCCTCACGGCCCATCAAACCGCCGTCATCGTCCTGGCCGGGTTATGCTGGCTGGCACTGCTGGTGCCGATATTTGTGAGTTCCAATCCCGGCATCCGGCTGCTCTGCAAGTTTCTCCTGGTGCTGGTCGGCGTCGCCGCCCTCTATCAGGTGGCGATCTCAGGCATGCCTTCCCTCGAGGCGGTGACCGGCTCGCCTCAGCAGGGATCGGAACAGGCCATGGAGAATGTGCTGGGGAAAATGAGAAGTCAGACTGAGCAAAGTTATCGCGCGCAAGACGCCCGCACGGCCCGCCAATTGGAACAGATCGAACCGCCCACTCAGTAACGATCTCGGGAGAACTTCGCCCACTATTTCGCAACGAGTGGGAAGGGAATGGACCCGTCCGGAGTTTGTCAGTCGGCGTACTTGGGCACCGGGATCTTTTTCACGGCCGGCGCGGGCGGCGGCTGTTGCGCGAAGGCCTTGGAGTAGGGGTTCAGGACCGGTTCGTGGGTGTTGCGTTGGCGGAGCTTGACCAGCGGTAAACTCTGCGTGCTGATCTCCAGTCGGTCGATCGGGGCCTTCGAGGTCAGCGGATCGGGGAGGCCCTGCAGGGCGAACATTTGAAAGGCGAGTGACCAGTCCAGGGCTTCCTTCCCTTTCTCTCGCACAAGAAAACGCGCCTCCGGCGAAGGGCTTCCGGAGAAAAACAACAACATGATGTTCGAACGGAAGACCGGCGCGTTGGCGTCTTCGGAAGGTTTGAACTCAGGGACGAGCTGGGGAACCTTGCTCAACCCGACCGGCGGCGTGAATTCGATATCCACCAGGCGCACGAAGAGCGGCCGTTGGTCGTTGTGGTCGTTCGGATCGAAGGTGTAACTGAATGAATAGCGCACGTCGATGCCGTCACGTTTGAACGTGTACACATCTTCTCCATTCTCCGGTGAGGCCACCTTCTTGAAGTACTGATCCCAATCGGTGATCGGATAATAGGTGAAGACACGCAGCGCAGATTTGCGGTCCCGGACGGCCTGCGGCAGGCCGAGTTTGTCGTGCAGTTCCGTTTGTGTGAGACCGAGGTAGCCGTCCTCAAAGTAGGGGCCCGCCCACAGGAGATCGAGTCTCAGCAAGACGATACCGATACAGAACAGGGACAAGATGAACAGGCGGGAGACTGTCTGATGCGCCATAGGATTGTCTCAGGCTCGGGCAGACAACGGTGGGCATCGTATCGGCCGGGGTAGTCAATGTCAAGGCGAAGACTGTGCAAGAGCTTGCTGAAAAAAGTCCGTTCCCGATATGATGGCCGTCCAATTGCCAGTCATCGACGCAGTCGTCGCACGCCTGACGTCCGGTGGCAGAAAGACATAGGTAGTCATGCCGGTACATGAAGTTCGCGACCTCCTGCGAGAGCGCATCCTGATCCTGGATGGGGCCATGGGCACCATGATCCAGCGGTATAAGCTGGACGAAGCCGCGTTTCGCGGGGAGCGTTTTCGAAATTGGACCAAAGATCTCAAGGGACACAACGATCTTCTGAATGTCACCCGGCCCGATGTCATTGAGGCCATTCACCGGCAGTACCTGGAAGCCGGCGCGGATATCATCGAAACCAATACATTTAACTCGCAGTCCGTGTCGCTGGCCGATTACGGCATGGACGACCTGGGATATGAGTTGTCGAAAGCCGGTGCCGAGTGCGCGAAGCGGGCCGTGGCACAGGTCGTCGCGGCGCAGCCCGCGCGGCGCTGTTTCGTAGCGGGCGCGATCGGCCCTACCACCAAGACCTCCTCGGTCTCGACCGATTCCAACGATGCGGCGGCGCGTGGCACGACCTATCCTGAACTGGTGCGAGCCTACGGGGAGCAGGTGCGCGGCTTACTGGACGGCGGCGTCGATCTGCTCCTGGTGGAGACGATCTTCGACACGCTCAACGCCAAGGCGGCATTTTTCGCGATCCAGCAGCTGTTTGCGGAAGGTGCCCGACAGGTGCCGATCATGGCTTCGGTTACCTTCATTCAGGCCGGAAGCAATCGGGGGTTTTCGGGACAGACGGTCGAAGGGTTTTGGAACTCCATCTCACATGTGCCGTTGCTCAGTGTGGGCATGAACTGCGCGTTGGGGCCGAAAGAAATGCGGCCCCTGATCGAAGAGCTGTCGCAGATCGCGCCGATTTTTGTGAGCAGCCATCCGAATGCCGGCTTGCCCAATCCCTTGCTGCCGACCGGTTTTCCCGAAACGCCGGACTCGCTGGCGCCGCAGTTGCGGGAGTGGGCGCAGAACGGCTGGCTCAATATCGTCGGCGGCTGCTGCGGGACGACGCCCGACCATATCCATTCGATCGCCACGGCAGTGAAAGGTGTGACGCCACGGCAGCCCTCCAAGGTCGAGCCCTACTTGCGGCTGAGCGGCCTGGAGGCCTTGACGGTGCGGCCTGAGTCGAATTTCGTCAATGTCGGGGAGCGCACCAATATCACCGGCTCACCGGCCTTTTCCAAGCTGATTCTGGCCGGCGATTATGACAAGGCGCTGACCGTCGCGCGTCAGCAGGTGGAAGGCGGGGCGCAGGTCATCGACATTAATATGGACGAAGGCATGCTGGACTCCAAAGCGGCGATGCAGAAGTTTCTGCGGCTGCTGGCGGCGGAATCGGACATCGCCCGGGTGCCGATCATGGTGGACAGTTCCAAGTGGGAGGTCATCGAAGAGGGCCTTCGCAACATGCAGGGGAAGGGCATCGTCAATTCCATCAGTCTGAAGGAAGGCGAGGCCAAGTTTCTCGAACAGGCGCGGCTCATCCGTCGGTACGGCGCGGCGATCGTGGTCATGGCGTTCGATGAACGAGGGCAGGCCGACTCGGTCGCGCGACGGATCGAGATTTGTGAGCGATCCTATCGCCTGCTGACGGAACAGGTCGGGGTGCCGCCGCAGGATATTATTTTCGATCCGAACATTCTCACGGTCGCGACCGGCCTGGAAGAGCACAACAATTACGCGGTCGATTTTATCGAAGCCACCCGATGGATCAAGCAGCATCTGCCGCTGGCGAAGGTCAGCGGCGGCGTCAGCAATATTTCGTTCTCGTTCCGCGGCAACAACGTCGTGCGTGAGGCGATGCACGCCGCGTTCCTCTACCATGCCATTCAGGCCGGTCTCGACATGGGGATCGTCAATGCGGGGCAGCTGGCCGTGTATGAGGAAATTCCCAAGGACCTGTTGGTGTTGGTCGAAGACGTGTTGTTGAATCGCCGGCCCGATGCGACCGAACGATTGGTGACGTTCGCCGACACGGTCAAGCAGAAGGGGAAGGCGGCCGTGAAGGACGACGAGTGGCGGACCAGGCCGGTCGAGGAGCGGTTGGCCCATGCGCTGGTGAAGGGACTGACCGATTACATCGATCAGGATGTGGAGGAGGCACGACAGAAATCCACCCGGCCGCTCGACGTGATCGAGGGACCGTTGATGGCGGGCATGAACATCGTCGGTGATCTCTTCGGATCGGGAAAAATGTTCCTGCCGCAAGTGGTGAAGAGCGCCAGGGTCATGAAGAAAGCCGTGGCCTATCTCATGCCGTTTATGGAAGCCGAAAAGTTACGGTTGGGCACCTCCCGCGCGAACGGCAAGGTTCTGCTCGCGACCGTCAAGGGCGATGTGCACGATATCGGCAAGAACATTGTGGGCG encodes:
- the metH gene encoding methionine synthase, translating into MPVHEVRDLLRERILILDGAMGTMIQRYKLDEAAFRGERFRNWTKDLKGHNDLLNVTRPDVIEAIHRQYLEAGADIIETNTFNSQSVSLADYGMDDLGYELSKAGAECAKRAVAQVVAAQPARRCFVAGAIGPTTKTSSVSTDSNDAAARGTTYPELVRAYGEQVRGLLDGGVDLLLVETIFDTLNAKAAFFAIQQLFAEGARQVPIMASVTFIQAGSNRGFSGQTVEGFWNSISHVPLLSVGMNCALGPKEMRPLIEELSQIAPIFVSSHPNAGLPNPLLPTGFPETPDSLAPQLREWAQNGWLNIVGGCCGTTPDHIHSIATAVKGVTPRQPSKVEPYLRLSGLEALTVRPESNFVNVGERTNITGSPAFSKLILAGDYDKALTVARQQVEGGAQVIDINMDEGMLDSKAAMQKFLRLLAAESDIARVPIMVDSSKWEVIEEGLRNMQGKGIVNSISLKEGEAKFLEQARLIRRYGAAIVVMAFDERGQADSVARRIEICERSYRLLTEQVGVPPQDIIFDPNILTVATGLEEHNNYAVDFIEATRWIKQHLPLAKVSGGVSNISFSFRGNNVVREAMHAAFLYHAIQAGLDMGIVNAGQLAVYEEIPKDLLVLVEDVLLNRRPDATERLVTFADTVKQKGKAAVKDDEWRTRPVEERLAHALVKGLTDYIDQDVEEARQKSTRPLDVIEGPLMAGMNIVGDLFGSGKMFLPQVVKSARVMKKAVAYLMPFMEAEKLRLGTSRANGKVLLATVKGDVHDIGKNIVGVVLGCNNYEVIDLGVMVSCEKILATAREQQVDMVGLSGLITPSLDEMVHVAKEMTRQGFTVPLLIGGATTSKAHTAVKIAPSYGHATVHVLDASRAVGVVGSLINDEQREGFSAGVRADYDRIRQAHQDRGQKVLRSLDEARKHKLPTDWAAADIPVPSFTGVRRIDRMPLRDLVPYIDWSPFFHTWELRGRYPSILDDATVGPKAKELLADAQALLEEIIQGELLTARGVYGFFPANSLGDDIHLYRDQDRREPLATFHTLRQQMEKPADQFNLALADYVASKESGRADYVGAFVVTAGIGVEALCAKYEKDHDDYNSIMVKALADRLAEAFAEWLHKQARLEWGYGKSEQLTNEDMIRERYRGIRPAPGYPACPDHTEKRTLFDLLNAEAQSGVTLTESYAMLPAAAVSGLYFAHPEAKYFAVGKINRDQVEDYATRKKLSVGEVERWLAPNLNYDA
- a CDS encoding DUF2007 domain-containing protein, which translates into the protein MPRHHPEHSTKLVPLCESGDVGELALIKSLLDGNGITYAVQHEHVGALYPGVALLGSRVMVEERDKQRAEVLLSRLALQIRDTTGDVDG
- a CDS encoding DUF4124 domain-containing protein, which gives rise to MRGCGHSIDRCENWLILLVIFLTCCGLAEAGPLYVYTDAQGQAVLTDNLEQVPAAFRGRVRTMAATEPSPTAAPAPAAGATVSRSPSASGVLENLLTVIAAKVGSHTIKGLTAHQTAVIVLAGLCWLALLVPIFVSSNPGIRLLCKFLLVLVGVAALYQVAISGMPSLEAVTGSPQQGSEQAMENVLGKMRSQTEQSYRAQDARTARQLEQIEPPTQ